In the genome of Chloroflexota bacterium, the window GATCCGCTCCTCCGCCGCCTTCACGGACAGGGCCGAACGCAGTGCCAGGCGGCGCATCTTGCGCGGCATCCGCTTGGTGTACTTTCGGGGATGCGGGCCGTGAGCCACGCCACCACCGACGAAGATGGGGGCGTTGCGGCTGCCGTGTCGGGCCCGGCCGGTTCCCTTCTGCCGATACCACTTGGCTTTGGTCCGGTTGACCTCGCCGCGAGACTTCGTGTCATGTGTGCCCAAGCGCGCATTTGCCAGCTGCCGCACCAGAGCCTGATGCATCACGGCCTGGTTGATCGGGGCTGCGAAGATATCATCGGGCAGCTCCGCCTGCCCTACGACCTCGCCTGCAATGTTACGCAAAGGTACCTGCATCTCCCCACTCCTAGCCCTGTTGCTGTTGCTTCTTGCGCGCTGTGCGAATGATGACCAACCCGTTCTTCGGCCCCGGGACCGCGCCACGCACGGCGATCAGGTTCCGCTCGGGGTACACCTGCACCACCCGCAGGTTCTGCACCGTCACCCGGTGGTTCCCCATGCGGCCCGCCATACGCGTCCCCTTGTAAACCCGGCCGGGCGTGGTCCCCGAGCCGATCGACCCCGGCGCCCGGTGTCGGTCCGACTGACCGTGGGTCTTCGGGCCACCGCCAAAGCCGTGGCGCTTGACGCCGCCCTGGAAGCCACGCCCCTTGGACATGCCCGTCACATCCACGTACTCACCCGGCTCGAAGATCTCCACCGTGATCTGCTGCCCCTCGTTATACTGAGAGAGCTCCTCCTCGCTGATCCGAATCTCCCGCAGATACCGCAAGGGTGGAAGATCTCGCTTGCGCAAATGTCCCAGCTGTCCACGGGTGAGGCGCTTCGGCTTGACCTCGCCCCAG includes:
- the rplD gene encoding 50S ribosomal protein L4, whose amino-acid sequence is MQVPLRNIAGEVVGQAELPDDIFAAPINQAVMHQALVRQLANARLGTHDTKSRGEVNRTKAKWYRQKGTGRARHGSRNAPIFVGGGVAHGPHPRKYTKRMPRKMRRLALRSALSVKAAEERIIVLDSLQLDTPRTKAMLGVLDALEVDGSALILLAEANPNVELSARNLPDVRTLRAGYLNVRDILGYDYLILPLDALEEIRRFLSVDKATEAA
- the rplC gene encoding 50S ribosomal protein L3 → MKGILGRKLGMTQIFDESGTVTPVTIIEAGPCFVTQVRTPERDGYSAIQLGWGEVKPKRLTRGQLGHLRKRDLPPLRYLREIRISEEELSQYNEGQQITVEIFEPGEYVDVTGMSKGRGFQGGVKRHGFGGGPKTHGQSDRHRAPGSIGSGTTPGRVYKGTRMAGRMGNHRVTVQNLRVVQVYPERNLIAVRGAVPGPKNGLVIIRTARKKQQQQG